CTATGAGATGTGATAAAGTATATAAATTGGAAGAGCTGAGATTGCAGGAGTTGAAGTGAAATTATTATTAATTTGTGAAACAGCAATTATTGAACATATTTTTACTTTAGTTTGTAAAAGATTAAACATAAGTTTAACAGTTCAAAAAACAAATAGTGTTAATGAAAAATTTGATTTAATAGTTGTTGATCAAAATTTTATTGATGATAAATTTAACTCTTTTAAGCAACTTTCAAAAAAATTAGGTGCAATTAGTTCAGAAGAATTACCTTTTGATAAATCAAGAGATTTTATTATTCCAAGACCATTTTTACCAACAAAATTAGAATCAATGCTACTTGAACAAATAGAGTTTATTAAAGAAGAAGAGGAGTATGAGCATAATAGAAAAGTAACTACATTTTCTTCTTATGATGAAGATGATGATGAAGAAGTTACGATTCCTGTTGTTAATTATGTAAGTAATATGATAGAAGAGAAACAAAGTGTTATAGAAGAAGATGATGAGTTTGGATTAGATAATGATGAAAGTATAGTAAGTCTTGCTTCATTAAATATAGGTGGAGTTTTAGATTCTAGTGAATTAAATAAGATAAATGATATTTTAAGAGAAGATACTATACAAAATGAGATAAACCTTGAAAAGAATGATTGGAAAGATATCTCTTCTATTATTGATGATGCTTTAGCAGAAGTTAAAGAGTATGAATTTGATTTAACAAAAGAGCCAATTAAGCCTTATAATTTAGTATTAAGTAATTTTAATATTAATGAATTAAGACCATTATTAGAAAAATTCGACCAATCTGTAATTGATAAACTTTCAACTGGGGAAACAGTTGATGTTAGAATTACATTGAAGGATAAATAGATGATAAAAGAGAAAAAAGGTGCAATTTTAATCATCTCAGGACCTAGTGGTTGTGGTAAATCAACATTATTAAAAGAAGTATATAAAGATATAGATAACTACTATTTTTCTATTTCAACTACAACAAGAGCTCCAAGAGTTGGAGAAGTAAATGGAGTTGACTATTTTTTTGTATCAAAAGAAGAGTTTGAAGAAGATATAAAAAATGATGATTTCTTAGAGTATGCAAAAGTACATGACAACTATTATGGTACATCTTTAAAACCTATAAATAAAGCTTTAGATGAGGGTAAATTAGTTATCTTTGATATTGATGTTCAAGGGCATGAAATCGTTAGAAATAAGATAGATTCATTGGTTACATCTGTATTTATTACAACACCATCTTTAAATGTTTTAGAAGAGAGATTAAATAGTAGAAATACAGATAGTATAGAAATAATAGAAAAAAGAATTAAAAATGCTAAAGCAGAAGTTGAATTTTTTCAGGATTATGATTATTTAATAATTAATGATGATTTACAAACAGCAGCAAAAGAGTTAGTTTGTATTGCAAATATTACAAGAATAAAAACTAAACTTTTTGACAAAGAAAAAATAGTATCAAATTGGCTAAGTAATTAATTACTTAAGCTATTTGATACTATCATAACTTATTGGCTTTTCGAAATAATACCCTTGACAATAATCAATATTTAACTCTTTGATTTTATTATAAATATCTTCATTTGAAACATATTCAGCAACAGTTTTTACTTTAAACTCTTTTGAGAAATTAGCAATTGTATTTACAATAATTTCTAAATCTTTTGATGTATTTATTCTTTCAATTAAAGAACCATCAATTTTAACAAAATCGATATCAAGAAGAGTTAGAAGATTGAAGTTTGAGTATCCTGCACCAAAATCATCAACTCCAACAATACAATCAAATTTTTTGATTTCAGAAATGAATTTAGAAACTTCATTAAAATCTGAAATCTCCTCTGACTCTAAAATTTCAAATTCTAAAAACTGAGTATATTCTCTATTTTGTTCTAATATCTCATAAATAAATGATGTAGTTTCACTATTTGCTATATCATCAAAAGAGATATTTACAGATACTCTTTTGTTTTTATTTTTTATGAGTTTAAAAGAGTCTTGAATTACAATTTTTATGATATTTGGATAAAGTTTAGTCTTTTTAGCAACATTTATAAAGTTATATGGAGCTATTTCAACACCTTCTTTTGTAACATATCTGATTAATGCTTCATATTTATGAACTTCTTTTGTTTGAGTATCAACAATAGGTTGAAAA
The genomic region above belongs to Arcobacter ellisii and contains:
- the gmk gene encoding guanylate kinase, translating into MIKEKKGAILIISGPSGCGKSTLLKEVYKDIDNYYFSISTTTRAPRVGEVNGVDYFFVSKEEFEEDIKNDDFLEYAKVHDNYYGTSLKPINKALDEGKLVIFDIDVQGHEIVRNKIDSLVTSVFITTPSLNVLEERLNSRNTDSIEIIEKRIKNAKAEVEFFQDYDYLIINDDLQTAAKELVCIANITRIKTKLFDKEKIVSNWLSN